In the Bremerella alba genome, one interval contains:
- a CDS encoding aspartate kinase gives MSLIVQKFGGTSVADCEKIVSAARKAIRAQREGHQVVMVVSAMGKNTDVLVDLAQQVSDSPPAREMDMLLSTGEQVSVALMAMAIDALGSKAVSLTGAQIGIRTDSTHTKARIRSIETSRVKQLLDDGNIVIAAGFQGIDENLNITTLGRGGSDTTAVALAAVLDADTCEIYTDVDGVYTTDPRVLPDARRVPQIAYDEMLELASLGAGVMHSRSVEFAKKFGVPIHVRSSFTDVPGTLIVHDPESRTRPVSGAAITKKEARITLEGIPDEPGISLELFSRIAAKAISVDMIVQNISKDGKANISFTVPQNELKVTLDAVKQASEILRPENVTFDEHVSKVSVVGLGMATLPGVADKMFHVLSEEGINIQAISTSEIKISVLVSQSDAQRALQAVHNGFQLDVTPEDSPAEISSVRVRDVTDPAIVVQRLREMEDLAIDNIELDRSQSLLLVRRVPDRPGIASQVLNAVASKGINIDVIIQNVGRDDSANVSFTCPVGDYEKAYAALEEVVKEIGAGEVEGNREAAKLSVSGIGLRSHTGVGVRMFKALSNANINVDLISTSEVRVNVIVDEHEGEPGLKALEEAFHDVLLDT, from the coding sequence ATGTCATTGATTGTTCAAAAATTTGGCGGTACGAGCGTCGCTGACTGCGAGAAGATTGTTTCCGCAGCGAGAAAAGCGATTCGCGCCCAGCGAGAAGGCCATCAGGTGGTGATGGTCGTTAGCGCGATGGGTAAAAACACCGACGTCCTGGTCGACCTGGCCCAACAGGTCAGCGACAGCCCACCGGCTCGCGAGATGGATATGCTGCTCTCGACCGGCGAGCAGGTCAGCGTCGCGTTAATGGCCATGGCCATCGATGCACTCGGCTCGAAGGCCGTCAGTTTGACCGGTGCCCAAATCGGAATTCGCACCGACAGCACGCACACCAAGGCGCGTATCCGTTCGATCGAAACGTCCCGCGTCAAGCAGCTGTTGGACGATGGCAACATTGTCATCGCCGCCGGCTTCCAAGGGATCGACGAGAACCTCAACATCACGACCCTTGGCCGCGGCGGTAGCGACACCACCGCCGTTGCGTTAGCTGCCGTGCTCGATGCCGACACGTGCGAAATCTATACCGACGTCGACGGCGTCTACACCACCGACCCGCGCGTACTGCCGGACGCCCGCCGCGTTCCGCAGATTGCCTACGACGAAATGCTGGAGCTGGCCAGTCTGGGTGCCGGCGTCATGCACAGCCGTTCGGTTGAGTTCGCCAAGAAGTTTGGCGTGCCGATCCATGTCCGCAGCAGCTTCACCGATGTCCCGGGAACGCTGATCGTGCACGACCCCGAGTCGCGCACCCGTCCGGTCAGCGGCGCGGCCATCACTAAGAAGGAAGCCCGCATCACCCTGGAAGGCATTCCCGACGAACCAGGCATTTCACTGGAACTGTTCAGCCGTATCGCCGCCAAAGCGATCTCGGTCGACATGATCGTCCAGAACATCAGTAAAGACGGCAAAGCGAATATCAGCTTCACCGTTCCGCAAAACGAACTGAAGGTAACGCTCGACGCCGTGAAACAGGCCTCCGAGATCTTGCGTCCCGAGAACGTTACCTTCGACGAGCATGTCTCGAAGGTCTCGGTCGTCGGTCTCGGTATGGCTACCTTGCCGGGGGTCGCCGACAAGATGTTCCATGTCCTCTCGGAAGAAGGCATCAACATCCAGGCCATCTCGACTTCCGAGATTAAAATCTCGGTCCTGGTCAGCCAGTCCGATGCCCAGCGGGCCTTGCAAGCGGTTCACAATGGCTTCCAACTCGATGTCACGCCCGAAGATTCGCCCGCCGAAATTAGTTCGGTACGCGTTCGCGATGTGACCGATCCGGCCATCGTAGTTCAACGCCTTCGCGAGATGGAAGACCTGGCGATCGACAACATCGAGCTCGATCGTAGCCAGTCGCTGCTGTTGGTTCGCCGCGTGCCTGATCGACCAGGGATCGCTTCCCAGGTCTTGAATGCGGTCGCTTCCAAGGGCATCAACATCGACGTGATTATTCAGAACGTCGGCCGCGACGACAGCGCCAACGTCAGCTTCACCTGCCCCGTCGGCGACTACGAAAAGGCCTACGCGGCCTTGGAAGAAGTCGTCAAAGAGATCGGTGCCGGCGAAGTCGAAGGCAACCGGGAAGCGGCCAAGCTATCGGTCAGCGGCATCGGCCTGCGAAGCCATACCGGCGTAGGCGTTCGCATGTTCAAAGCCCTCAGCAACGCCAACATCAACGTCGACCTGATTAGCACCTCGGAAGTCCGCGTGAACGTCATCGTCGACGAGCACGAAGGTGAGCCAGGCCTGAAAGCATTGGAAGAAGCATTTCACGACGTCCTACTGGACACGTGA
- a CDS encoding glycine C-acetyltransferase, whose protein sequence is MWNEDVKSRYSGILNEIREAGLYKSERTILSPQKSKIDLPQQQQVLNLCANNYLGLSDHPEIIAAAKEGLDRWGYGLSSVRFICGTQQSHENLEDEITSFLGMEDTILYSSCFDANGGLFETILGPEDAILSDELNHASIIDGVRLCKAKRFRYKNNDMADLEAKLKEAADARVKLIATDGVFSMDGYICNLPDLCELADKYGAMVMVDDSHAVGFMGKTGRGTHEHHDVIDRIDIITGTLGKALGGASGGYTSGRKEIIDLLRQRSRPYLFSNTLAPPIVAGSLKALELIQSSTQLRDKLEANTKFFREEIAKLGLDVLPGEHPIVPVMFYDAKIAAEFSERLLKRGIYVIGFSFPVVPKDKARIRTQVSAGHSIEELKFAVEQFAAVKQELGL, encoded by the coding sequence ATGTGGAACGAAGACGTAAAATCTCGCTACTCAGGCATCCTCAACGAGATCCGTGAAGCAGGTCTCTACAAGAGCGAGCGCACGATTCTTTCGCCGCAGAAGTCGAAGATCGACCTGCCTCAGCAGCAGCAAGTGCTGAACTTGTGCGCCAACAATTATCTCGGCTTGTCCGATCACCCCGAGATCATCGCCGCCGCCAAGGAAGGTCTCGATCGCTGGGGTTACGGACTTTCTTCCGTCCGATTCATCTGTGGAACACAGCAATCGCATGAAAACCTGGAAGACGAAATCACCAGCTTCCTCGGCATGGAAGATACCATTCTCTATTCGTCTTGTTTCGATGCCAACGGCGGGCTGTTCGAGACGATTCTCGGCCCGGAAGATGCCATCCTTTCCGACGAGTTGAATCACGCCAGCATCATCGATGGGGTGCGCCTCTGCAAAGCGAAGCGTTTTCGCTACAAGAACAACGACATGGCCGATCTCGAGGCCAAGCTGAAAGAAGCCGCAGATGCCCGCGTCAAACTGATCGCCACCGATGGTGTATTCAGCATGGACGGCTATATCTGCAACTTGCCCGACCTGTGCGAACTGGCCGACAAGTACGGCGCGATGGTGATGGTCGACGACTCGCACGCCGTCGGCTTCATGGGCAAGACCGGCCGCGGAACGCACGAGCACCACGATGTGATTGACCGCATCGATATTATCACCGGGACCCTCGGCAAGGCCCTCGGCGGTGCTTCCGGCGGGTACACCAGCGGCCGCAAAGAAATCATCGACCTACTGCGACAGCGTTCGCGTCCGTATCTGTTTTCCAACACGCTGGCCCCGCCCATCGTGGCTGGCTCGCTAAAGGCCTTAGAGCTGATCCAAAGCTCGACCCAGCTGCGCGACAAGTTAGAAGCCAACACCAAGTTCTTCCGCGAAGAGATCGCCAAGCTGGGGCTCGACGTCCTGCCGGGCGAGCACCCGATTGTGCCGGTGATGTTCTACGACGCCAAGATCGCGGCCGAGTTCTCTGAGCGGCTCCTCAAGCGGGGCATCTATGTGATTGGGTTCTCGTTTCCCGTGGTGCCGAAAGACAAAGCCCGCATCCGCACCCAGGTTTCTGCTGGGCATTCGATCGAAGAACTAAAGTTCGCCGTCGAGCAATTCGCCGCCGTGAAACAGGAACTGGGGCTTTAA
- the tdh gene encoding L-threonine 3-dehydrogenase, with the protein MKALVKRHAEKGLWLEDVPEPAIGINDVLIKVLKTGICGTDLHIYKWDAWAKKTVPVPMIVGHEFVGEIIEVGSNVGIFEPGQIVSGEGHVVCGQCRNCMAGRRHLCSETEGIGVNRPGAFAEYISIPMTNVWHHADDIPLDVASIFDPFGNAVHTALTFPVLGEDVLITGAGPIGCMAAAVCKHAGARFVVVTDVNPWRLELAKKLGATRVVDVRNESLTDVQNELGMLEGFDVGLEMSGNDVAFRDMIKNMSHGGKIAMLGIPPEDIAIDWNDVIFNMLTIKGIYGRQMYETWYQMTVLLQGGLDLDPVITHRLHFTEFEQGFEAMFSGQSGKVVLDWAEK; encoded by the coding sequence ATGAAAGCGCTCGTCAAGCGTCATGCAGAAAAGGGATTGTGGCTGGAAGATGTCCCAGAACCAGCCATCGGTATCAACGATGTCTTAATCAAGGTGCTGAAAACGGGCATCTGCGGGACCGATCTCCACATCTATAAATGGGATGCCTGGGCGAAGAAGACCGTACCGGTACCAATGATCGTCGGGCACGAGTTCGTCGGTGAAATCATTGAAGTCGGTTCCAACGTCGGCATCTTCGAGCCAGGCCAAATCGTCAGCGGCGAAGGTCACGTTGTCTGTGGCCAATGCCGCAACTGCATGGCCGGCCGGCGTCACCTCTGCTCCGAGACAGAAGGCATCGGCGTCAATCGTCCCGGTGCGTTCGCCGAGTACATCTCGATCCCGATGACCAACGTTTGGCATCATGCCGACGACATTCCGCTCGACGTGGCATCCATTTTCGATCCCTTCGGCAATGCGGTTCACACGGCCCTGACTTTTCCCGTGCTGGGCGAAGACGTCCTGATCACCGGGGCCGGTCCCATCGGCTGCATGGCTGCGGCGGTTTGCAAACACGCCGGGGCACGCTTTGTCGTGGTAACCGATGTGAACCCCTGGCGTTTGGAACTGGCCAAAAAACTGGGCGCGACGCGGGTAGTCGATGTCCGCAACGAAAGCCTCACCGACGTTCAAAACGAGTTGGGCATGCTCGAAGGGTTTGACGTGGGCCTGGAAATGTCAGGCAACGATGTGGCCTTTCGCGATATGATCAAAAACATGTCGCACGGCGGTAAGATCGCCATGCTCGGCATCCCTCCGGAAGACATCGCGATCGACTGGAACGATGTGATCTTTAACATGCTGACCATCAAGGGCATTTACGGCCGCCAGATGTACGAAACCTGGTACCAAATGACCGTCCTGCTGCAAGGCGGTTTAGACCTCGACCCCGTCATCACGCACCGCTTGCACTTCACCGAATTTGAACAAGGCTTCGAGGCCATGTTCTCTGGCCAGTCAGGCAAGGTTGTTCTCGATTGGGCCGAGAAATAG
- a CDS encoding cofactor-independent phosphoglycerate mutase, with translation MKYAIVIPDGCADEPQESLGGKTPLEAANVPNMDAVAKAGVVGRADNVPAHLPAGSDVANLSLLGYSPLKYFSGRAPLEAAAQGIELGADDWAVRCNLVTIEDQIMKSFTAGQISSEEAKALLETAQTQLAGPGVEFHPGVSYRNLLIYRGQDRPAPFSMETRTTPPHDLSDKSVADGYPRGQGSDWLSDMMSRSVELFADHPVNKQRIADGKPPATNIWLWGLGCRPALTPFAELYGKTGKMITAVDLLRGLAALIGWDRIEVPGATGYTDTDYAAKGQYAINALDSTDVICVHVEATDEASHEGDIQEKIKSLEAIDGKIVGPLHEALKKHGDYRMIVLPDHPTFCRTKTHSHGFVPLTMCGNGIEADAFEAYHERNADTSSLSFDEGWKMMPYFLGV, from the coding sequence ATGAAGTACGCGATTGTCATTCCCGACGGCTGTGCCGATGAACCTCAAGAGTCGCTCGGCGGCAAGACTCCCTTGGAAGCAGCCAATGTTCCGAACATGGACGCCGTTGCCAAAGCAGGCGTTGTCGGTCGAGCCGATAACGTGCCGGCGCATCTTCCCGCTGGAAGTGACGTGGCCAACCTGAGCTTGCTCGGCTATAGCCCGCTGAAGTACTTCTCGGGTCGGGCACCGCTGGAAGCCGCTGCTCAGGGAATTGAACTGGGGGCCGACGATTGGGCTGTCCGCTGCAACCTGGTCACCATCGAAGACCAGATCATGAAGAGCTTCACCGCCGGGCAGATCTCGTCGGAAGAAGCCAAGGCCCTGCTCGAAACGGCCCAAACGCAACTTGCCGGCCCAGGCGTCGAATTCCATCCCGGGGTCAGCTACCGCAACCTGCTGATCTATCGCGGCCAGGACCGCCCTGCCCCGTTCAGCATGGAAACCCGCACCACGCCGCCGCATGACTTGAGCGATAAGTCGGTTGCCGATGGCTACCCGCGTGGCCAAGGCAGCGATTGGCTTTCCGACATGATGAGCCGCAGCGTCGAGCTGTTCGCCGATCATCCGGTCAACAAGCAGCGTATCGCCGACGGCAAACCGCCGGCAACCAACATCTGGTTGTGGGGCCTGGGTTGCCGCCCTGCCCTGACCCCTTTCGCCGAGCTATACGGCAAGACCGGCAAGATGATCACCGCGGTCGACCTGCTGCGCGGCCTGGCCGCGCTGATCGGTTGGGACCGCATTGAAGTCCCCGGTGCGACCGGCTACACCGACACCGACTACGCCGCCAAGGGGCAGTATGCGATCAACGCGTTGGATTCCACCGACGTGATCTGCGTGCATGTCGAAGCCACCGACGAAGCCTCGCACGAAGGGGACATCCAGGAAAAGATTAAATCGCTTGAAGCGATCGACGGCAAAATCGTCGGCCCGCTGCATGAAGCGCTTAAGAAGCACGGAGATTACCGGATGATCGTGCTGCCCGATCACCCGACGTTCTGTCGTACAAAAACCCATAGCCATGGCTTTGTCCCGCTTACCATGTGTGGTAACGGCATCGAAGCCGACGCGTTCGAGGCCTACCACGAACGCAACGCCGACACCTCGTCGCTAAGCTTCGACGAAGGCTGGAAGATGATGCCATACTTCCTCGGCGTGTAA
- a CDS encoding homoserine dehydrogenase: MHKTKVAIVGLGTVGAGVAKILLDHGDRTARNAGTTLWLEKAVVRDRNRDRDCELPDGVLTDDLSEVTGDPEIKVVAQLIGGIEPARTIMLQLLESGKDIVTANKALIAEHGAELFARARELGRSIAFDAAVAGGIPIITNLSQCLTANRISSLSGILNGTSNFIASEMEEQEASYKWAVKEAQRLGYAEADPTMDVDGTDAAQKLAILAHIAFGIKIDWKAVPREGIDKLLPVDIRFAKELGYRIKLLASAQLSEDGLELHVSPSLIRAGEPLAEVRGPFNAISVEGDQVGPLFYYGQGAGQKPTASAVVADMIDMAVGRTALTFRTLKLFTENHSDVQMCSPDQIRGRHYFRFSVEDRPGVLAEIARVLGEQKISIASVIQHEPENFDGDTKSYTPLVIMTHTATQGQAARALEVISKMPTVKPGARKMLVQD, from the coding sequence ATGCACAAAACGAAGGTCGCCATTGTCGGCTTAGGCACCGTCGGGGCAGGCGTCGCTAAAATCTTACTCGACCACGGCGACCGCACTGCGCGTAACGCGGGGACCACTCTATGGTTAGAGAAAGCCGTCGTTCGCGATCGAAACCGAGATCGCGACTGCGAACTACCCGACGGCGTGCTGACAGACGACCTGAGCGAAGTCACCGGCGATCCTGAAATCAAAGTCGTTGCGCAGCTGATCGGGGGGATCGAACCAGCCCGGACCATCATGCTGCAGCTGCTGGAAAGCGGCAAAGATATTGTTACCGCCAACAAAGCGTTGATCGCCGAACATGGCGCCGAGTTGTTCGCCCGCGCTCGCGAATTGGGCCGCAGCATTGCCTTCGACGCCGCAGTCGCCGGTGGGATTCCGATCATCACGAATCTCAGCCAGTGCCTGACTGCCAACCGCATCAGTTCTCTCAGCGGTATCTTGAACGGCACGTCCAACTTCATCGCTTCCGAGATGGAAGAACAAGAGGCGAGCTACAAGTGGGCCGTCAAAGAGGCACAGCGACTAGGCTACGCCGAAGCCGACCCCACGATGGATGTCGATGGGACCGACGCCGCCCAGAAACTGGCCATTCTCGCTCACATTGCCTTTGGCATCAAAATCGACTGGAAGGCCGTCCCCCGCGAAGGGATCGATAAGCTGCTGCCGGTCGACATTCGCTTCGCCAAAGAACTTGGCTATCGCATCAAGCTGCTGGCCTCGGCCCAACTGAGCGAAGACGGGCTCGAACTGCACGTTTCGCCATCGCTGATCCGCGCCGGCGAACCGCTGGCCGAAGTCCGTGGTCCATTCAATGCCATCAGCGTCGAAGGCGACCAAGTCGGACCGTTGTTCTACTACGGACAAGGTGCCGGGCAGAAGCCGACCGCTTCCGCCGTGGTTGCCGACATGATCGACATGGCCGTCGGACGAACGGCCCTCACCTTCCGCACGCTGAAGCTATTCACCGAGAATCACAGTGACGTGCAAATGTGTTCGCCCGATCAGATTCGCGGTCGACACTACTTCCGTTTCAGCGTCGAAGACCGTCCCGGTGTGTTGGCGGAAATTGCCCGGGTGCTGGGCGAACAAAAGATTTCGATCGCCTCGGTTATTCAGCACGAGCCAGAGAACTTCGACGGCGACACCAAGAGTTACACGCCGCTGGTCATCATGACCCACACGGCAACCCAGGGACAAGCGGCCCGCGCCTTGGAAGTGATCAGCAAGATGCCCACCGTCAAACCGGGTGCTCGGAAAATGCTGGTCCAAGACTAA
- a CDS encoding bifunctional nuclease family protein: MPIQMELSRIIISEINDQQVIYLKEVDGERQFPIMIGIFEATSIHRRVKDFIPPRPLTHDLIVSIVEQLGGELDSVIITDLKEGTYFANLRVKVDGELVSIDARPSDAIAVAVTSQPHLPIYVEEQVLEESEV; this comes from the coding sequence ATGCCGATTCAGATGGAACTCTCGCGGATCATCATCAGCGAGATTAACGACCAGCAGGTTATCTACTTGAAGGAAGTGGACGGAGAACGCCAGTTTCCTATCATGATTGGTATCTTCGAAGCGACCAGTATTCACCGCCGCGTGAAGGACTTCATCCCGCCACGCCCGCTAACGCATGACTTAATTGTCAGCATCGTCGAGCAACTCGGTGGCGAACTGGATAGCGTGATCATCACCGACCTGAAAGAAGGAACCTATTTCGCCAACCTTCGCGTGAAGGTCGACGGCGAACTGGTATCGATCGATGCCCGCCCTTCCGACGCCATTGCCGTGGCCGTCACCAGCCAGCCGCATCTGCCGATCTACGTCGAAGAACAGGTATTGGAAGAGTCGGAAGTCTAA
- a CDS encoding valine--tRNA ligase, whose translation MVAFSAQDIPNRFDFSISPKIYEYWESQGFFHSEPDPDREPFTIVIPPPNVTGALHLGHALNNTLQDVLIRYKRLKGFNTLWMPGTDHAGIATQAVVERRIFESEKKSRHDLGRDELVKRIWDWKDQYETRILGQLKRMGSSCDWERTRFTLDDTCARAVRRTFYDLFAKQWIYKGKRLVNWDTFLQTAVSDDEVFHESTDGSFWHFKYPVIDPQPGEPKFVTIATTRPETMLGDTAVAVHPDPAKALDTIEAELKEKLKEAAGKDKPAIQEQLDQITQRRETMLPQLIKLRDMALDGRKLMLPLIDREIPLVADQWAKPELGSGCVKITPAHDANDYEVGRRQELPMINILNSDGTLNETTGEYIGLTIPKARQAVVEDLDKLNLLEKVEDRKIELAYSDRSKTPIEPYLADQWFIKMDQLAQSAMDAVKDGRVKIFPTRYANGYLDWLSEKRDWPVSRQLWWGHQIPIWSQECAYKDEHDALVAKLEADPDIQSGKANFQVERDEELEVAEKTGTIQGAVRVTMPYAQVHVCIADEDETLAKKYEAMGFVREEDVLDTWFSSALWPHSTLGWPEQTPELAYYYPTSTLITSRDIITLWVARMVLAGINNMGEVPFREVFIHPTILDGLGERMSKSKGNGVDPLDVIDKFGVDSLRFGLAYLTTETQDVRMPVQFECPHCGALIDQTKKNRQLPRVECKKCHEPFSTQWAETAEDKALPRGSVVSERFELGRNFCNKLWNAARFTMLNLEGYTPGDVSSDEMQLEDRWILSRLYTVSQEVTRCYESYGYSDAARATYDFAWDEFCSFYVEILKERFQDEKQRAAAQRVITYVLDAMLRLLHPIIPFITEEIWQTLGKIAPTRGIESPAEATESIMQSTWPEIDAKWEDRAIERQFAVFEETLGSLREIRSRQNIVPKDTIEFVIRCDEPTAKLLETMSPYFLSMANAKSCGLGKDVAVPETNATITVGDMEIFVDLKDFIDVEAEIERNEKHGQKLQQLVTGKEKKLSNESFVARAPADIVARERESLEQAKQELERTQAALAKLRESAAK comes from the coding sequence CTGGTGGCGTTCTCCGCTCAGGATATTCCCAACCGATTTGATTTTTCGATCTCGCCCAAAATCTACGAATACTGGGAATCGCAGGGATTCTTTCATAGCGAGCCCGACCCAGACCGCGAGCCATTCACAATTGTCATTCCACCGCCGAACGTGACCGGCGCGCTGCATCTGGGACACGCGCTCAACAACACGCTGCAAGACGTGTTGATTCGCTATAAACGCCTGAAGGGTTTCAACACGCTGTGGATGCCCGGTACCGACCATGCCGGTATCGCCACCCAAGCTGTGGTCGAACGCCGGATCTTCGAGTCGGAAAAGAAAAGCCGACACGACCTGGGCCGCGACGAACTGGTCAAGCGAATCTGGGATTGGAAAGATCAATACGAGACCCGCATTCTCGGCCAGCTTAAACGCATGGGCAGTAGCTGCGACTGGGAGCGGACCCGGTTCACGCTCGACGACACGTGTGCCCGGGCTGTGCGGCGGACCTTCTACGATCTGTTCGCCAAGCAGTGGATCTACAAAGGGAAACGGCTGGTCAACTGGGATACGTTCCTGCAAACGGCCGTGAGCGACGACGAGGTCTTCCACGAATCGACCGACGGTAGTTTCTGGCACTTCAAGTACCCGGTGATCGACCCGCAGCCAGGCGAACCGAAGTTTGTGACGATCGCCACGACCCGGCCCGAAACCATGCTCGGCGATACGGCCGTGGCCGTGCACCCCGATCCGGCCAAGGCGCTCGATACCATCGAAGCCGAACTGAAAGAGAAGCTGAAGGAAGCCGCCGGCAAAGATAAGCCAGCGATCCAGGAACAGCTGGACCAGATTACTCAGCGCCGCGAGACGATGCTGCCGCAGTTGATCAAGCTGCGCGATATGGCCCTGGATGGTCGCAAGCTCATGCTGCCGCTGATCGATCGTGAGATTCCGCTGGTGGCCGATCAATGGGCCAAGCCTGAGCTTGGTTCAGGCTGCGTGAAAATCACCCCGGCCCACGATGCGAACGACTATGAAGTCGGGCGTCGTCAGGAGTTGCCGATGATCAACATCTTGAACTCCGACGGCACGCTCAACGAGACGACCGGCGAATACATCGGGCTGACCATCCCCAAGGCCCGACAGGCTGTGGTCGAAGATCTCGACAAGCTGAACTTGTTAGAAAAGGTCGAAGATCGCAAGATCGAACTGGCCTATTCCGATCGCAGTAAAACGCCGATCGAGCCGTACCTGGCCGATCAGTGGTTCATCAAGATGGACCAATTGGCCCAGAGCGCCATGGACGCTGTGAAAGACGGCCGCGTGAAGATCTTCCCAACGCGGTACGCCAACGGCTACCTCGACTGGTTGAGCGAAAAACGCGATTGGCCGGTCAGTCGTCAGCTATGGTGGGGCCATCAAATTCCGATCTGGTCGCAGGAATGTGCTTACAAAGACGAGCACGACGCCCTAGTCGCCAAGTTGGAAGCCGATCCTGACATTCAAAGCGGCAAGGCCAACTTCCAGGTCGAGCGTGACGAAGAGCTGGAAGTCGCCGAAAAGACCGGCACCATCCAAGGCGCGGTGCGCGTGACGATGCCGTACGCCCAGGTGCATGTGTGCATCGCCGACGAAGACGAGACCCTCGCCAAGAAGTACGAGGCCATGGGCTTCGTGCGCGAAGAAGACGTGCTCGATACCTGGTTTAGTTCGGCCCTGTGGCCCCATTCGACCCTCGGTTGGCCAGAACAAACGCCAGAGCTGGCGTACTATTACCCCACCAGCACGCTGATCACCAGCCGCGATATTATCACGCTGTGGGTGGCTCGCATGGTGCTGGCCGGTATCAACAATATGGGCGAAGTGCCGTTCCGCGAAGTGTTCATTCACCCGACCATTTTAGATGGTCTGGGCGAGCGTATGAGCAAGTCGAAGGGGAACGGCGTGGATCCGCTCGACGTGATCGACAAGTTTGGTGTCGACTCGCTCCGTTTCGGTTTGGCTTATCTAACCACCGAAACGCAAGACGTGCGGATGCCGGTGCAGTTCGAGTGCCCGCACTGCGGCGCATTGATCGATCAGACCAAGAAGAACCGTCAGTTACCGCGTGTCGAGTGCAAGAAGTGCCACGAGCCATTCAGCACGCAGTGGGCGGAAACAGCCGAAGACAAGGCCTTGCCGCGTGGTTCCGTGGTCAGCGAACGCTTCGAGCTGGGGCGTAACTTCTGCAATAAACTGTGGAACGCGGCCCGGTTCACCATGCTGAACCTGGAAGGCTATACGCCGGGTGACGTGTCGTCCGACGAGATGCAGTTAGAAGACCGCTGGATTTTGTCGCGGTTGTACACGGTGAGCCAAGAGGTGACGCGGTGCTACGAGAGCTACGGCTATTCCGACGCGGCCCGGGCAACGTATGACTTTGCTTGGGACGAGTTCTGCAGCTTCTACGTGGAAATCCTCAAAGAGCGTTTCCAGGACGAAAAGCAGCGAGCCGCCGCCCAGCGAGTGATTACCTACGTGCTCGACGCGATGCTGCGGCTTCTGCACCCGATCATTCCGTTTATCACCGAAGAAATTTGGCAAACGCTCGGCAAGATTGCTCCCACGCGTGGCATCGAATCGCCTGCGGAAGCGACCGAAAGCATCATGCAATCGACTTGGCCCGAGATCGACGCCAAGTGGGAAGACCGCGCGATCGAGCGTCAGTTTGCCGTCTTCGAGGAAACGCTCGGCAGCTTGCGAGAGATTCGCAGTCGCCAGAATATCGTCCCGAAGGATACGATCGAATTCGTGATCCGCTGCGACGAGCCGACCGCCAAGCTGTTGGAAACGATGTCGCCGTACTTCCTGTCGATGGCCAACGCCAAGAGCTGCGGCCTGGGTAAGGACGTGGCCGTGCCGGAAACCAACGCGACGATCACGGTAGGGGATATGGAGATCTTCGTCGACCTGAAGGACTTCATCGACGTCGAAGCCGAGATCGAGCGGAACGAAAAGCACGGGCAAAAACTTCAGCAGTTGGTGACCGGCAAGGAAAAGAAGCTTAGTAATGAAAGCTTCGTCGCCCGGGCCCCAGCCGACATCGTAGCCCGCGAACGCGAGAGCCTGGAACAAGCCAAGCAGGAACTGGAACGCACCCAGGCAGCGTTAGCCAAGCTGCGTGAGTCGGCGGCGAAATGA